A stretch of Bombina bombina isolate aBomBom1 chromosome 2, aBomBom1.pri, whole genome shotgun sequence DNA encodes these proteins:
- the LOC128648162 gene encoding uncharacterized protein LOC128648162 — MVGNDGLSGEAYGLQESWTENIRLDIEDGVPGVERFNAKGEETRTEKGQQLMTNTDPRATGFQNTEKVTAASQRIQSAVPQDPSTGVKIVWVMGHSFIYWANAEASKKMGGLQLGCPVDQWEVKWFGIRGMCWELFFPLFLDFGRMFPRPQVLIVHLGGNDLGMIPQKELVRRIKRDLGNIKELHPEIKIIWSQITPRLVWRSARDYDRLEKSRKKINKIISSFVKRLGGGVVFHPDFEVDGAEEFYLKDGVHFNQFGLQLFIFDIKEALGKILGLAGLGCSVSPVGGGGASSQTNMVRNMAK; from the exons atggtgggaaatgacggcctaagtggggaggcttatggccttcaggaatcttggacggaaaatatcaggctggatattgaggacggcgttccaggggtggaacgttttaatgcaaagggagaagaaacaagg acggaaaaagggcagcaattaatgactaacacggatcccagggctactggtttccagaatacagagaaggttacggctgcatctcaaaggaTTCAGTCTGCAGTGCCTCAGgacccgagtacag gtgtaaagatcgtatgggtgatggggcattcgtttatatactgggccaatgctgaggccagtaagaaaatgggcggccttcagcttgggtgtcctgtggatcaatgggaggtcaaatggtttgggattagggggatgtgctgggaactcttttttccgttgtttctagattttggcagaatgtttcctcgtcctcaggttttgatagtgcatttggggggaaatgatttaggtatgattcctcaaaaggaactagttagaagaatcaaaagagatctgggcaacataaaggaacttcatcctgaaatcaaaataatttggtcacagattactcctaggttggtttggagatcagcgagggattatgataggctagaaaagagtcgtaaaaaaattaacaaaataattagctcttttgttaagaggttggggggaggcgtagttttccacccagattttgaagtcgatggggctgaggaattttatttaaaagatggtgttcattttaaccaatttgggctgcagctatttattttcgatataaaagaagctttgggaaaaatattgggtttggcgggactgggctgttcggtcagtccagtcggtggcgggggtgctagttcccagacaaatatggtacgcaatatggccaagtga